From Actinomyces slackii, a single genomic window includes:
- a CDS encoding RNA degradosome polyphosphate kinase — MSTAHSSPVPLSSFLGGWARQAPAPEEADPAQPADSAEAPVAPDAAPGSTPPGDATAPSAPTAPPRPDDAAETPAADHQGDPGSPSPAPPAPPPLDEHVIEPADPRDFADDSGPQYEDEDFEEGDDEPATASAPTPSSRGLAQAPAAALSIPGAPAPGAGSAGPVPAATAGGPAGTARPAAPSEEPDPEEGLAPLESFEDRFADRELTWMDFNERVLEQAEDRDMPLLERAWFLSIFSSNLDEFYMVRVAGLMRRIKAGITPVRASGLDAHQVLARVTARAKELTARQASIFHDDVRPALAERGIEVLMWDDLGLDQRERLTRYFRHHIFPVLTPLAVDPSHPFPYISGLSLNLAVILRNPRSGKEHFARVKVPGSLPRLITVPGRELDASDPGSGCALIPIETVIGQHLDHLFPGMDILEHHLFRVTRNENLEVEEDDAENLLTAMEKELERRRFGASVRLEVENTISPFTRRLLVRALGLRDDDVFELPAPLDLNGLSELHDLDVPALKFPRFVPVTAAGLAAHESSSAPDVFAAMREHDVLLHHPYDSFSTSVQEFVAQAAADPKVLAIKQTLYRTSGDSPIVDALIEAAEAGKQVVAIVEIKARFDEEANISWARKLERAGVHVVYGMVGLKTHCKLLLVVRQEREGLRRYCHVGTGNYHPKTARGYEDLGLLTCDRDVAQDLTTLFNQLSGYAPRARFRRLLVAPRSLRDGLVERIEAEIANHRAGLPAWIRIKVNSIIDETVIDALYRASRAGVSVDIVVRGICGIRAGVPGLSENIRVRSILGRFLEHSRIYAFAAGGTTELYIGSADLMHRNLDRRVEALVRITDPTMVAYLEDVVTRCASDEVASWHLEPDGTWTRHIEGPDGQRLEDIQARLMSRARSRVKGRS; from the coding sequence ATGAGCACTGCGCACTCCTCCCCGGTCCCGCTGTCCAGCTTCCTCGGCGGCTGGGCCAGGCAGGCTCCCGCCCCCGAGGAGGCAGACCCCGCGCAGCCCGCCGACTCCGCCGAGGCCCCGGTCGCACCGGACGCTGCCCCGGGCTCCACCCCACCCGGTGACGCCACCGCTCCCAGTGCGCCGACCGCCCCGCCCAGGCCCGACGACGCCGCCGAGACCCCGGCAGCCGACCACCAGGGCGATCCCGGCTCGCCCTCCCCGGCGCCTCCCGCGCCGCCGCCCCTGGACGAGCACGTCATCGAGCCCGCCGACCCCAGGGACTTCGCCGACGACTCCGGACCCCAGTACGAGGACGAGGACTTCGAGGAGGGCGATGACGAGCCCGCCACGGCCAGCGCTCCCACGCCCTCCTCACGCGGATTGGCGCAGGCCCCGGCCGCGGCCCTCAGCATCCCCGGCGCCCCCGCACCGGGCGCCGGCTCAGCCGGACCCGTCCCCGCCGCGACCGCGGGCGGCCCGGCCGGCACAGCCAGACCGGCAGCGCCGTCGGAGGAGCCGGATCCCGAGGAGGGGCTGGCGCCCCTGGAGTCCTTCGAGGACCGCTTCGCCGACCGCGAGCTGACCTGGATGGACTTCAACGAGCGGGTCCTGGAGCAGGCCGAGGACCGCGACATGCCCCTGCTGGAGCGAGCCTGGTTCCTGTCGATCTTCTCCTCCAACCTGGACGAGTTCTACATGGTGCGCGTGGCCGGGCTCATGCGCCGCATCAAGGCCGGCATCACCCCGGTGCGGGCCTCGGGCCTGGACGCCCACCAGGTGCTGGCCCGGGTCACTGCCCGCGCCAAGGAGCTCACCGCCCGCCAGGCCTCCATCTTCCACGACGACGTGCGCCCCGCCCTGGCTGAGCGCGGCATCGAGGTCCTCATGTGGGATGACCTGGGCCTGGACCAGCGCGAGCGCCTGACCCGCTACTTCCGCCACCACATCTTCCCGGTGCTCACCCCCCTGGCGGTCGACCCCTCCCACCCCTTCCCCTACATCTCGGGCCTGTCCCTCAACCTGGCGGTCATCCTGCGCAACCCGCGCAGCGGCAAGGAGCACTTCGCCCGGGTCAAGGTGCCCGGATCGCTGCCCCGGCTCATCACCGTTCCCGGCCGAGAGCTCGACGCCTCCGATCCCGGCTCGGGCTGCGCCCTCATCCCCATCGAGACGGTGATCGGCCAGCACCTGGACCACCTCTTCCCGGGCATGGACATCCTGGAGCACCACCTCTTCCGCGTGACCCGCAACGAGAACCTGGAGGTGGAGGAGGACGACGCCGAGAACCTCCTGACCGCCATGGAGAAGGAGCTGGAGCGGCGCCGATTCGGCGCCAGCGTGCGACTGGAGGTGGAGAACACCATCTCCCCCTTCACCCGCCGCCTTCTGGTGCGGGCCCTGGGCCTGCGGGACGACGACGTCTTCGAGCTGCCCGCCCCCCTGGACCTCAACGGCCTGTCCGAGCTCCACGACCTGGACGTCCCGGCCCTGAAGTTCCCGCGCTTCGTGCCGGTTACCGCCGCGGGCCTGGCCGCGCACGAGTCCTCCTCGGCCCCCGATGTCTTCGCGGCGATGCGCGAGCACGACGTCCTGCTGCACCACCCCTACGACTCCTTCTCCACCTCCGTCCAGGAGTTCGTGGCCCAGGCCGCCGCCGACCCCAAGGTGCTGGCCATCAAGCAGACCCTGTACCGCACCAGTGGGGACTCGCCCATCGTCGATGCCCTCATCGAGGCCGCCGAGGCCGGCAAGCAGGTGGTGGCGATCGTTGAGATCAAGGCCCGCTTCGACGAGGAGGCCAACATCTCCTGGGCCCGCAAGCTGGAGCGGGCCGGCGTGCACGTCGTCTACGGGATGGTGGGGCTCAAGACCCACTGCAAGCTGCTGCTGGTGGTGCGCCAGGAGCGGGAGGGCCTGCGCCGCTACTGCCATGTGGGCACCGGCAACTACCACCCCAAGACGGCCCGCGGGTATGAGGACCTGGGCCTGCTGACCTGCGACCGCGATGTCGCCCAGGACCTGACCACCCTGTTCAACCAGCTCTCCGGCTACGCCCCCCGGGCCCGCTTCCGCCGCCTGCTGGTGGCGCCCCGGAGCCTGCGCGACGGGCTGGTCGAGCGCATCGAGGCCGAGATCGCCAACCACCGTGCCGGTCTGCCCGCCTGGATCCGCATCAAGGTCAACTCGATCATCGATGAGACCGTCATCGACGCCCTCTACCGGGCCTCGCGCGCCGGGGTGAGCGTGGACATCGTGGTGCGGGGCATCTGCGGGATCCGCGCGGGCGTGCCGGGCCTCTCGGAGAACATCCGGGTGCGCTCCATCCTGGGGCGCTTCCTGGAGCACTCCCGCATCTACGCCTTCGCCGCCGGGGGCACCACCGAGCTCTACATCGGCTCGGCCGATCTCATGCACCGCAACCTGGATAGGCGCGTCGAGGCCCTGGTGCGCATCACCGACCCGACGATGGTCGCCTACCTCGAGGATGTCGTCACCCGCTGCGCCAGCGATGAGGTGGCCTCCTGGCACCTGGAGCCCGACGGCACCTGGACCCGCCATATCGAGGGCCCTGACGGCCAGCGCCTGGAGGACATCCAGGCCCGCCTCATGTCCCGGGCGCGCTCGCGCGTCAAGGGCCGCAGCTGA
- a CDS encoding NUDIX hydrolase, protein MVRAAGALVWRRSGKHLEVLLVHRPRYDDWSFPKGKVEHCESVRSCAVREVAEETGIPIVLGQPLSTVSYRLDDGARKEVHYWAARPAQEDSAALVAREAVEPASAREIDEAVWLRVKSARARLTHARDRELLGELVDLWEDGKLDTWTLVLVRHARAVKRSVWNRPKERSAQEDEATRPLTHDQGETRARALVPILSAYGVGRVVTSPWRRCADTVAPYARAAGIELETESALTEAAHAARPKGARKVVARALREREDPVALCTHRPVLPTIMEAVAEHAPGRLLRSVPDQDPWLKTGEILVVHMARRPHGRIRAVAIEKQRPVLSQGR, encoded by the coding sequence ATGGTGCGCGCCGCCGGCGCGCTGGTGTGGCGCCGCAGCGGCAAGCACCTGGAGGTGCTGTTGGTCCATCGCCCCCGGTACGACGACTGGTCCTTCCCCAAGGGCAAGGTGGAGCACTGCGAGTCGGTGCGCTCCTGCGCGGTGCGGGAGGTGGCCGAGGAGACCGGCATCCCCATCGTCCTGGGCCAGCCCCTGAGCACGGTGAGCTATCGGCTCGACGACGGCGCCCGCAAGGAGGTCCACTACTGGGCGGCCCGCCCGGCCCAGGAGGACTCGGCGGCGCTGGTGGCCCGTGAGGCCGTCGAGCCGGCCTCCGCCCGGGAGATCGATGAGGCGGTGTGGCTGCGGGTCAAGAGCGCCCGGGCCCGCCTGACCCACGCCCGGGACCGCGAGCTGCTGGGGGAGCTGGTGGACCTGTGGGAGGACGGCAAGCTGGACACCTGGACCCTGGTCCTGGTGCGCCACGCCCGTGCCGTCAAGCGCTCGGTGTGGAACCGTCCCAAGGAGCGCTCCGCCCAGGAGGATGAGGCCACCCGCCCCCTGACCCATGACCAGGGGGAGACCCGCGCCAGGGCCCTGGTGCCGATTTTGTCCGCCTACGGCGTGGGGCGGGTCGTCACCAGCCCGTGGCGGCGCTGCGCCGACACGGTGGCGCCCTACGCCCGGGCGGCGGGCATCGAGCTGGAGACCGAGTCGGCGCTCACCGAGGCGGCGCACGCGGCCCGGCCCAAGGGCGCGCGCAAGGTGGTCGCGCGCGCCCTGCGGGAGCGCGAGGACCCGGTGGCGCTGTGCACCCACCGGCCGGTGCTCCCCACCATCATGGAGGCGGTGGCCGAGCACGCCCCCGGGCGCCTGCTGCGCTCAGTGCCCGACCAGGATCCCTGGCTCAAGACCGGGGAGATCCTCGTGGTGCATATGGCCCGCCGCCCCCACGGGCGCATCCGGGCGGTGGCCATCGAGAAGCAGCGCCCCGTCCTGTCCCAGGGCCGCTGA
- the pstS gene encoding phosphate ABC transporter substrate-binding protein PstS translates to MSRSDSLPAPVLLTRRLALGAAAVALASLTACGRDAGAPAPGANSDLEGEIKGAGATSQADAQDAWMNGFMDLNLAAAVDYAGGGSGAGRTKLIAGAVDFAGSDAAMEAKEAQALGGAVEVPLYISPIAVAYNVPGLGGDTHLNMTGEVIARVFAGDITTWNDPAIAALNEGVDLPELRITVVNRSDDSGTTKNFTAYLHAVAPQAWGHEGAETWPLSGGQSGDGTSGVIQTISAAKGTIGYADASKIPDSLGTVAVGSGEDFVPVSAEAAAATLDASALDEQATDSRVIYSLNHAAAGAYPIILISYLIARQRYDDPRIAEVVKAYFRYMASQEGQEAAAAEAGCAPISQALRERVLAAIDTIGS, encoded by the coding sequence GTGTCACGATCAGACTCGCTCCCGGCTCCGGTGCTCCTGACCCGGCGCCTCGCACTGGGGGCGGCCGCCGTCGCCCTGGCCTCCCTGACCGCCTGCGGGCGCGACGCCGGAGCCCCCGCCCCCGGGGCCAACAGTGACCTCGAGGGCGAGATCAAGGGGGCCGGCGCCACCTCCCAGGCCGACGCCCAGGACGCCTGGATGAACGGCTTCATGGACCTCAACCTCGCCGCCGCCGTCGACTACGCGGGGGGAGGCTCGGGGGCCGGGCGCACCAAGCTCATCGCCGGCGCCGTGGACTTCGCAGGCTCCGACGCCGCCATGGAGGCCAAGGAGGCACAGGCCCTGGGCGGGGCGGTGGAGGTCCCCCTCTACATCTCCCCGATCGCCGTGGCCTACAACGTCCCGGGGCTGGGCGGGGACACCCACCTCAACATGACCGGCGAGGTCATCGCCCGGGTCTTCGCCGGTGACATCACCACCTGGAACGACCCGGCCATCGCGGCCCTCAACGAGGGCGTGGATCTGCCCGAGCTTCGCATCACCGTGGTCAACCGCTCCGACGACTCGGGAACCACCAAGAACTTCACCGCCTACCTCCACGCCGTGGCCCCCCAGGCCTGGGGTCACGAGGGCGCCGAGACCTGGCCCCTGAGCGGCGGGCAGTCCGGGGACGGGACCTCGGGGGTGATCCAGACGATCTCCGCGGCCAAGGGCACCATCGGGTACGCGGACGCCTCCAAGATCCCCGACTCCCTGGGGACCGTGGCCGTGGGGTCGGGGGAGGACTTCGTTCCCGTCTCCGCCGAGGCCGCCGCCGCCACCCTGGATGCCTCGGCGCTCGATGAGCAGGCCACCGACTCCCGGGTCATCTACTCCCTCAACCACGCCGCCGCCGGCGCCTACCCGATCATCCTGATCTCCTACCTCATCGCCAGGCAGCGCTACGACGACCCCCGGATCGCCGAGGTCGTCAAGGCCTACTTCCGCTACATGGCCTCTCAGGAGGGACAGGAGGCCGCCGCCGCCGAGGCCGGCTGCGCCCCCATCTCCCAGGCCCTGCGCGAGCGGGTCCTGGCCGCCATCGACACGATCGGCTCCTGA
- the pstC gene encoding phosphate ABC transporter permease subunit PstC — protein sequence MRTGRAPGRTGNRVFTGLSFGAGLLIMVVLALVTAFLVGQALPAFTASSADLEDISFMRGQGFWSYVAPLVFGTLLSSLIALAVAVPLSIAVALFISHFAPRRLAQGLGYLVDLLAAIPSVVFGLWGFLWLVPLLDPLYSQLTETLGFIPLFADYTAPAKNIMTASLVLAVMILPIITATIREVFLQTPKLHEEASLALGATRYEMIRQAVLPFGRSGIISASMLGLGRALGETMAVLMILSPGLGINLRVLQAGQHQTIAANIAAQFREAFGMSVNVLIATGLVLFIITFAVNSMARWVIARRAEFSGAN from the coding sequence ATCCGCACCGGCCGGGCCCCCGGCCGCACCGGCAACCGGGTGTTCACCGGCCTGTCCTTCGGCGCGGGCCTGCTCATCATGGTGGTCCTGGCCCTGGTCACCGCCTTCCTCGTCGGCCAGGCGCTGCCTGCCTTCACCGCTTCATCGGCGGACCTGGAGGACATCTCCTTCATGCGCGGGCAGGGCTTCTGGAGCTACGTGGCCCCCCTGGTCTTCGGCACGCTGCTGTCCTCACTCATCGCCCTGGCGGTGGCCGTGCCGCTGAGCATCGCCGTGGCCCTGTTCATCTCCCACTTCGCCCCGCGCCGCCTGGCCCAGGGGCTGGGGTACCTGGTGGACCTGCTGGCCGCGATCCCCTCGGTGGTCTTCGGCCTGTGGGGGTTCCTGTGGCTGGTGCCCCTGCTCGACCCCCTCTACTCCCAGCTGACCGAGACACTGGGCTTCATCCCCCTGTTCGCCGACTACACGGCCCCGGCCAAGAACATCATGACCGCCTCCCTGGTGCTGGCCGTCATGATCCTGCCCATCATCACCGCCACCATCCGCGAGGTCTTCCTGCAGACCCCCAAGCTGCATGAGGAGGCCTCCCTGGCCCTGGGCGCCACCCGCTACGAGATGATCCGCCAGGCCGTCCTGCCCTTCGGGCGCTCGGGCATCATCTCGGCCTCCATGCTGGGACTGGGCCGCGCCCTGGGGGAGACCATGGCGGTGCTCATGATCCTGTCCCCGGGGCTGGGCATCAACCTGCGCGTCCTCCAGGCGGGCCAGCACCAGACCATCGCGGCCAATATCGCCGCCCAGTTCCGTGAGGCCTTCGGCATGAGCGTCAACGTCCTCATCGCCACCGGCCTGGTCCTGTTCATCATCACCTTCGCCGTCAACTCCATGGCGCGCTGGGTGATCGCACGTCGCGCAGAGTTCTCGGGGGCCAACTGA
- the pstA gene encoding phosphate ABC transporter permease PstA: MTAPTSSTAPASSAPFDPLADPPSIEGVPLTSYRLPDWFLWAALGAAFVVVGGIGLLADWSIAATLVATAAAWLVGATAWSWIKEGERWGRNTLMTVSVYLAFAVVMVPLVSLVWMVLVGGSARFGTEFLLTNMRGADESNGGFYHGIVGTLQITGIASAISIPLGIFTAIFLVEYNGGWVARAVTFLVDVMTGIPSIVAGLFAYSVFLAVAGPRYQAGIIGAVALSVLMTPVVIRGVEEMLKLVPKDLREASYALGVPKWLTIVKVVLRTAVAGITTSVMIAVARVIGETAPLLITVGLTIRTNTNPVEGSMATLPVLVYDQYSRGEADTMERAWAGALTLIILVMLLNLAARLISMHFSPKGKR; the protein is encoded by the coding sequence ATGACCGCACCCACATCCTCCACCGCACCGGCATCCTCCGCGCCCTTCGACCCGCTGGCCGACCCTCCCAGCATCGAGGGCGTGCCCCTGACCTCCTACCGCCTGCCCGACTGGTTCCTGTGGGCCGCGCTGGGAGCCGCCTTCGTCGTCGTCGGCGGGATCGGGCTGCTGGCCGACTGGAGCATCGCCGCGACCCTCGTGGCCACCGCCGCCGCCTGGCTGGTGGGCGCCACCGCCTGGTCCTGGATCAAGGAGGGCGAGCGCTGGGGGCGCAACACCCTCATGACCGTCTCGGTCTACCTGGCCTTCGCCGTGGTCATGGTGCCCCTGGTCTCCCTGGTCTGGATGGTGCTGGTCGGAGGCTCGGCCAGGTTCGGCACCGAGTTCCTGCTGACCAATATGCGCGGGGCCGATGAGTCCAATGGCGGCTTCTACCACGGCATCGTGGGGACCCTGCAGATCACCGGCATCGCCTCGGCCATCTCCATCCCCCTGGGCATCTTCACCGCCATCTTCCTGGTGGAGTACAACGGCGGCTGGGTGGCCCGGGCCGTGACCTTCCTCGTGGACGTCATGACCGGCATCCCCTCCATCGTGGCCGGGCTCTTCGCCTACTCGGTGTTCCTGGCCGTCGCCGGGCCCCGCTACCAGGCCGGCATCATCGGGGCCGTGGCCCTGAGCGTCCTCATGACCCCGGTGGTCATCCGCGGCGTGGAGGAGATGCTCAAGCTCGTGCCCAAGGACCTGCGCGAGGCCTCCTACGCCCTGGGCGTGCCCAAGTGGCTGACCATCGTCAAGGTCGTCCTGCGCACCGCCGTGGCCGGCATCACCACCTCGGTGATGATCGCCGTGGCCCGCGTCATCGGGGAGACCGCGCCCCTGCTCATCACCGTGGGCCTGACGATCCGCACCAACACCAACCCGGTGGAGGGATCCATGGCCACCCTGCCGGTGCTCGTCTACGACCAGTACTCCCGCGGCGAGGCGGACACCATGGAGCGCGCCTGGGCCGGGGCGCTGACCCTCATCATCCTGGTCATGCTGCTCAACCTGGCCGCCCGCCTCATCTCCATGCACTTCAGCCCCAAGGGCAAGCGCTGA
- the pstB gene encoding phosphate ABC transporter ATP-binding protein PstB encodes MSKRIDVIGENIYYGDFLAVKDVNVTIEPKSVTALIGPSGCGKSTFLRTLNRMHEVIPGARVEGEVIVDGVNLYGPGVDAVQVRRAIGMVFQRPNPFPTMSIAENVLAGMRLNNRRLKKDEADEIVETSLRGANLWDEVKDRLDRPGSGLSGGQQQRLCIARAIAVKPAVLLMDEPCSALDPISTLAIEDLISELKSDYTIVIVTHNMQQASRVSDMTGFFNLEATGKPGQLVEYDTTDKIFSSPSQQATEDYISGRFG; translated from the coding sequence GTGTCCAAGCGAATCGACGTCATCGGCGAGAACATCTACTACGGGGACTTCCTGGCCGTCAAGGACGTCAACGTGACCATCGAGCCCAAGTCCGTCACCGCCCTCATCGGCCCCTCGGGCTGCGGGAAGTCCACCTTCCTGCGCACCCTCAACCGCATGCACGAGGTCATCCCCGGGGCCCGCGTGGAGGGCGAGGTCATCGTCGACGGCGTCAACCTCTACGGCCCGGGGGTCGACGCGGTTCAGGTGCGCCGCGCCATCGGCATGGTCTTCCAGCGGCCCAACCCCTTCCCCACCATGTCCATCGCCGAGAACGTCCTGGCGGGCATGCGCCTGAACAACCGCCGCCTGAAGAAGGACGAGGCCGATGAGATCGTCGAGACCTCCCTGCGCGGCGCCAACCTGTGGGATGAGGTCAAGGACCGGCTCGACCGCCCCGGCTCGGGCCTGTCCGGAGGCCAGCAGCAGCGCCTGTGCATCGCGCGGGCCATCGCCGTCAAGCCCGCCGTCCTGCTCATGGACGAGCCCTGCTCGGCCCTGGACCCGATCTCCACCCTGGCCATCGAGGACCTCATCTCCGAACTGAAGTCCGACTACACCATCGTCATCGTCACCCACAACATGCAGCAGGCCTCGCGCGTGAGCGACATGACCGGCTTCTTCAACCTGGAGGCCACCGGCAAGCCCGGCCAGCTCGTGGAGTACGACACCACCGACAAGATCTTCTCCTCACCGTCCCAGCAGGCCACGGAGGACTACATCTCCGGCCGCTTCGGCTGA
- a CDS encoding inorganic phosphate transporter — MEVVPLATGAAIVLALVFAFTNGFHDAANAVAASVSTRAISPRAALAMAAGLNLLGALLGTQVALTIGSGILEAGDVSGAEGLVVVAAGLLGAISWNVVTWWLALPSSSSHALIGAVAGAGMAVGADVHWERLTGAVLVPMAAFPLLGFATAWGLTVGLRRWLAARPYHSTMRRFRLLETVASALTALGHGLQDAQKSMGVMLIALGAGGYLELEGAAAQVPAWVRLSAAAALGAGTWAGGARIIRTLGSRIARLDASQGFVAQAVTASILYVAAFGMAAPVSTTHTVSAAIAGAGGARRMRRLQWGTLRRIGFAWLATLPAAGAIGALVCRLLLGALTA, encoded by the coding sequence ATGGAGGTCGTGCCACTGGCCACCGGGGCCGCCATCGTCCTGGCCCTGGTCTTCGCCTTCACCAATGGCTTCCACGACGCCGCCAATGCGGTGGCGGCCTCGGTGTCCACCCGGGCGATCAGCCCCCGGGCGGCCCTGGCCATGGCGGCCGGGCTCAACCTCCTGGGGGCGCTGCTGGGCACGCAGGTGGCGCTGACCATCGGCTCGGGGATCCTGGAGGCGGGGGACGTCTCGGGGGCCGAGGGCCTGGTGGTCGTGGCCGCCGGACTGCTGGGGGCGATCAGCTGGAATGTCGTGACCTGGTGGCTGGCGCTGCCCTCATCGTCCTCCCACGCCCTGATCGGGGCGGTGGCCGGGGCGGGGATGGCCGTCGGGGCGGATGTGCACTGGGAGCGGCTGACCGGCGCGGTGCTGGTGCCCATGGCGGCCTTCCCACTGCTGGGATTCGCCACGGCCTGGGGGCTGACGGTGGGGCTGCGGCGGTGGCTCGCGGCGCGCCCCTACCACTCCACGATGCGCCGCTTCCGCCTCCTGGAGACGGTGGCCAGTGCCCTGACGGCCCTGGGCCATGGGCTCCAGGACGCCCAGAAGTCCATGGGGGTCATGCTCATCGCCCTGGGCGCCGGGGGCTACCTGGAGCTGGAGGGGGCCGCCGCCCAGGTCCCGGCCTGGGTGCGCCTGAGCGCGGCGGCCGCCCTGGGCGCGGGGACCTGGGCGGGAGGGGCCAGGATCATCCGCACCCTGGGCTCGCGCATCGCCCGCCTGGACGCCTCCCAGGGCTTCGTCGCCCAGGCGGTGACGGCCTCGATCCTCTACGTGGCGGCCTTCGGGATGGCGGCACCGGTCTCGACGACGCACACGGTCTCGGCGGCCATCGCCGGAGCGGGCGGGGCCAGGCGCATGCGCCGCCTGCAGTGGGGGACGCTGCGGCGCATCGGCTTCGCCTGGCTGGCGACCCTGCCGGCGGCCGGGGCGATCGGCGCCCTGGTGTGCCGCCTGCTGCTGGGGGCCCTGACGGCCTGA
- a CDS encoding DUF47 domain-containing protein, protein MRLHPRNNDDEIIALISQSAGALVTAAGLLARIISADRNDRAALREELHAVEHAADETHHRLIRLIKDTFVTPVDRDDLHRIGSLLDDCMDALDEAGDVVVLYQVGSLPPACTEQVQILLRCAELSAEALPGLRSPASLHEYWVEINSLENAADRLFRSATAELFATERDAIRLVKVKEVIERLETAADAFEDLANAVESLAMSEG, encoded by the coding sequence GTGCGACTGCACCCCCGCAACAACGACGACGAGATCATCGCCCTGATCTCCCAGAGCGCTGGCGCCCTGGTCACCGCCGCCGGGCTGCTGGCCCGCATCATCTCGGCCGACCGCAATGACCGGGCCGCCCTGCGCGAGGAGCTCCACGCCGTCGAGCACGCCGCCGACGAGACCCACCACCGGCTCATCCGCCTCATCAAGGACACCTTCGTCACCCCCGTGGACCGCGACGACCTCCACCGCATCGGCTCCCTGCTCGATGACTGCATGGACGCCCTGGATGAGGCCGGCGACGTCGTCGTGCTCTACCAGGTGGGCTCCCTGCCCCCGGCCTGCACCGAGCAGGTCCAGATCCTGCTGCGCTGCGCCGAGCTGAGCGCGGAGGCCCTGCCGGGCCTGCGCTCCCCGGCCTCGCTGCACGAGTACTGGGTGGAGATCAACTCCCTGGAGAACGCCGCCGACCGCCTCTTCCGCTCGGCCACGGCCGAGCTGTTCGCCACCGAGCGCGACGCCATCCGCCTGGTCAAGGTCAAGGAGGTCATCGAGCGCCTGGAGACGGCCGCCGACGCCTTCGAGGACCTGGCCAATGCGGTCGAGTCCCTGGCCATGAGCGAGGGCTGA
- a CDS encoding winged helix-turn-helix domain-containing protein translates to MRIIMFTRETTATSVLPAAALLDSEVECLAPIPSSYVAVDSADVVMIDARGDLTRARALCQLFTGPMDCPPIILILEEGGVAVVQSDWGAADFVMADAGPAELSARMRLLRAHVPVVESVDGDLIEVGDLVIDTTAYTARLRGAILDLTYKEFQLLKYLAANHGRVLTRQNLLDEVWGEDYIGGSRTVDVHIRRLRAKLGTEHDNLIGTVRNVGYRLDAPQE, encoded by the coding sequence ATGCGAATCATCATGTTCACACGGGAGACCACTGCCACCAGCGTTCTGCCCGCCGCCGCCCTCCTGGACTCCGAGGTCGAGTGCCTGGCCCCCATCCCCTCCTCCTATGTGGCGGTGGACTCGGCCGACGTCGTCATGATCGACGCCCGCGGCGACCTGACCCGGGCGCGCGCCCTGTGCCAGCTCTTCACCGGCCCCATGGACTGCCCGCCCATCATCCTCATCCTGGAGGAGGGCGGGGTGGCCGTGGTCCAGAGCGACTGGGGGGCGGCCGACTTCGTCATGGCCGACGCCGGTCCCGCTGAGCTCTCGGCGCGGATGCGCCTGCTGCGCGCCCACGTCCCGGTGGTCGAGTCCGTGGACGGCGATCTCATCGAGGTCGGCGACCTGGTCATCGACACCACCGCCTACACGGCCCGCCTGCGCGGGGCCATCCTGGACCTGACCTACAAGGAGTTCCAGCTGCTGAAGTACCTGGCCGCCAACCACGGCCGGGTCCTGACCCGCCAGAACCTGCTGGACGAGGTCTGGGGCGAGGACTACATCGGCGGCTCGCGCACCGTCGATGTCCATATCCGCCGCCTGCGCGCCAAGCTGGGCACCGAGCACGACAACCTCATCGGCACGGTGCGCAATGTCGGCTACCGCCTGGACGCGCCCCAGGAGTAG
- a CDS encoding FABP family protein produces MAFTFPDDLPPELYPLAWLVGAWRGYGILTYGEAIPEQAVYQEMVFDHDDGPYLRQRTTIWTVDATRSQNLDFEMPGLTGADLLTPAQIWSTETAYWRPVGQEAPDADDADTTTPVTSLELISADPAGHVGVWEGWIQGPRAQVGTQAVGRTRSSAPVTEMTRMFGLVGGDLMWTQDMAAFGVEDLSTYASGRLGRVEDE; encoded by the coding sequence ATGGCATTCACCTTCCCTGACGACCTGCCCCCCGAGCTCTACCCCCTGGCATGGCTGGTAGGAGCCTGGCGCGGCTACGGCATCCTCACCTACGGGGAGGCCATCCCCGAGCAGGCCGTCTACCAGGAGATGGTCTTCGACCACGACGACGGCCCCTACCTGCGCCAGCGCACCACCATCTGGACCGTGGACGCCACCCGCAGCCAGAACCTGGACTTCGAGATGCCGGGGCTGACCGGCGCCGACCTGCTCACCCCCGCCCAGATCTGGTCCACCGAGACCGCCTACTGGCGCCCCGTGGGCCAGGAGGCCCCCGATGCCGACGACGCCGACACGACCACCCCCGTCACGAGCCTGGAGCTCATCTCCGCCGACCCCGCCGGGCATGTGGGCGTCTGGGAGGGCTGGATCCAGGGGCCGCGCGCCCAGGTGGGCACGCAGGCCGTGGGCCGCACCCGCAGCTCCGCGCCGGTCACCGAGATGACCCGGATGTTCGGCCTGGTGGGCGGGGACCTCATGTGGACCCAGGACATGGCGGCCTTCGGCGTGGAGGACCTGAGCACCTACGCCTCGGGCCGCCTGGGCCGGGTCGAGGATGAGTGA